From the genome of Thermomicrobiales bacterium:
AGAGGAATCGATCGAAGGTCTGCGCGCGCAGCACCGACGACGGGCTGAGATTCTGCTGGCGCGGCCACTCGATGCATCTGTGGTCATCCCTGGGGCCGAAGTGATCTCTCGCAACGGCCGGGCGCTGTCCCTGCTCGTGGATCACGATCCAAACGAGCTGCTGGCGTTCCTGGGCCAATGGCAAGTGGAGTCGGTCACCATCGCGCCGCCAAGCCTGAACGACATCTTCGCCGGATTCTACGGGTCAGGTCCGGGTCCACGGTGAGAACGGTGCTGACGCTGGCGGGGCAGTTGATCCGCAGGTCGCGGGGCGGCTTGATCGCTCTCACGATCGGGTTGTTCGTGTTCGAGTACATCCAACCAGTCGCGATCGACGCCTTTGGCAATCTCGATCAGCTCGTTTCCATCATGGATTTGGTACCGAAACCCTTCCTGGCGTTGCTGAACGTCACGCCAGAGGTCGTCGAACAGGTCGGGTTGCCGGGATTTCTGGCGCTCGGGTTTACCCATCCCGTCTATCACCTGCTCGTCTCGGCAGTGGTGATCTGGATCGCGGCGCGTGGTTTGGCGGGAGAGATGGAGAGCGGGCAGGTGCAGGTTTCGCTGTCGCGGCCCGTCTCCCGGAGACAGTTCTATTTCGCCCGGGTGCTGACAGTGGTGCTGATTGCCCTGTGGGTTTCCATTGTGGCGTCGCTGGGGAACATCGCCGGTATTCTCATCGCCAAGCCTGATGGAACGATGGACAATCGCCACTTTGTCGCGCAGGTTGGAACCTCGTTCCTTCTGGCGCTCGCGATTGCCGGGGTGGCGCTGCTGGTTTCCGCGCGTGCCGACCGCATGGGGCAGGCGG
Proteins encoded in this window:
- a CDS encoding ABC transporter permease subunit, yielding MLTLAGQLIRRSRGGLIALTIGLFVFEYIQPVAIDAFGNLDQLVSIMDLVPKPFLALLNVTPEVVEQVGLPGFLALGFTHPVYHLLVSAVVIWIAARGLAGEMESGQVQVSLSRPVSRRQFYFARVLTVVLIALWVSIVASLGNIAGILIAKPDGTMDNRHFVAQVGTSFLLALAIAGVALLVSARADRMGQAVGWAAGFLIVSYVIDYFSTLWNFLKPLQPLSIFDYYDPPTALAHGTIPTTNLLVLLGLAILASIAGLLVFERRDLPN